The Toxorhynchites rutilus septentrionalis strain SRP chromosome 3, ASM2978413v1, whole genome shotgun sequence genome includes a region encoding these proteins:
- the LOC129775790 gene encoding beta-1,4-galactosyltransferase 7 codes for MIVLRSIYVRFLSIILLASICVTLLISSLPISSETCKCEGASERDIQHEKFHRSFKETFTSEKPKLALLVPFRDRFDELLRFVPHISAFLNRQQIPFHIFVLNQNDRYRFNRASLINVGFVQVKDHYDYIAMHDVDLLPLNDNLKYDYPGDGPLHISGPEFHPKYHYATFIGGILLLKTEHYQQLNGMSNNYWGWGLEDDEFYVRIKEMGLEIARPRNITTGVDDTFLHIHDRLHRRRDTTKCFNQREITRRRDRETGLSTLRYRIDSTKELTIDKDALTVLNINLECDKSKTPWCECVSETKSRLESKKKN; via the exons ATGATTGTTTTGAGGTCTATTTACGTGCGGTTCCTAAGCATCATTCTTCTGGCATCGATATGTGTCACATTACTGATTTCAAGTCTTCCGATATCATCTG AGACGTGCAAATGTGAAGGTGCTTCTGAACGCGATATCCAACATGAGAAATTTCACAGAAGTTTTAAAGAAACGTTTACTTCGGAAAAACCCAAGTTAGCACTGTTGGTTCCATTCCGAGATCGATTCGATGAATTACTTCGATTCGTTCCTCACATCTCGGCGTTCCTGAATCGACAGCAGATTCCATTTCACATATTTGTGTTGAATCAGAATGATCGATACCGTTTCAACAGAGCATCGTTGATAAATGTAGGATTCGTACAGGTTAAAGATCACTATGATTATATTGCGATGCATGATGTGGATTTGCTTCCACTCAACGACAATCTAAAATACGACTACCCAGGAGATGGACCCCTGCATATTTCCGGCCCCGAATTCCACCCAAAGTACCATTATGCCACATTCATTGGGGGAATCCTGCTGCTCAAAACCGAACATTATCAGCAGCTCAATGGCATGTCGAACAACTATTGGGGATGGGGTTTAGAAGACGATGAGTTCTACGTGCGCATAAAGGAAATGGGACTAGAGATAGCGCGTCCTCGGAATATAACCACCGGTGTTGACGATACGTTTTT GCATATCCACGATCGATTGCATCGAAGACGTGACACAACTAAATGCTTCAATCAGCGTGAAATCACGCGTCGAAGAGACCGCGAAACGGGACTCAGCACCCTACGATATAGAATCGACAGCACTAAGGAGCTAACCATCGATAAGGATGCGTTGACAGTGCTTAACATTAACCTAGAGTGTGATAAATCGAAAACGCCATGGTGTGAATGTGTTTCTGAAACAAAGAGTCGGTTggaaagcaagaaaaaaaattag